The following proteins come from a genomic window of Halorussus halophilus:
- a CDS encoding sulfatase-like hydrolase/transferase: MSGISDIDASNVFLYVGDAVRWDAVPESLSQRGTVFKTVAASIHTPTSFSSIVTGLQPPQHGVRQFGDCLSNTTPSLFTLEGVKSHFSNTINEKFNDNPKSESILDKTLATTESKPDDIDDAEPPFIFVERGRGGHAPYGDYPGNGWEYYRDRKDTSTSTYRTEYQTGVERDIEHFESQVEKLDERGLLEETLVIYTSDHGELLGEGGCVGHNTPIRPELAYVPTVFVHPDLKQKTVKSGVLRHVDFFPTLARLLGIQADGDGVPGRDIFSQPLADQGACFYDKSVVPELQPLISGRLRFESVWEADGGYVFPNSGQINRSVILAGKLLKSAKREYMRSRLWDVAKFYLTGVRSYDSPELTVSDARKYLDQLDALPKSESITQSTEVNEKQLRNLGYLS, translated from the coding sequence ATGTCCGGGATTTCGGATATAGACGCGTCAAACGTCTTTCTTTACGTCGGCGATGCAGTACGATGGGATGCAGTACCGGAGTCGTTGTCACAGCGAGGAACCGTTTTCAAAACCGTCGCAGCGAGCATCCACACGCCGACGAGTTTTTCCTCAATAGTTACTGGACTGCAACCACCGCAACACGGCGTTCGACAGTTCGGTGACTGTCTGAGTAATACGACACCCTCTCTTTTTACATTGGAGGGGGTCAAATCCCACTTTTCGAATACCATCAACGAGAAGTTCAACGATAATCCGAAAAGTGAAAGTATACTTGATAAGACCCTCGCAACGACAGAAAGTAAACCGGATGACATAGATGACGCAGAGCCGCCGTTTATTTTCGTCGAACGAGGACGCGGTGGACACGCCCCATACGGGGACTATCCCGGTAACGGTTGGGAGTACTATCGTGACCGAAAAGATACGTCAACCTCAACCTACCGGACAGAATATCAGACGGGCGTCGAACGCGACATCGAACACTTCGAGTCGCAAGTCGAGAAGTTAGACGAGCGAGGCTTGCTCGAAGAGACGCTTGTGATCTACACCAGCGATCACGGCGAACTTCTCGGAGAAGGCGGATGTGTCGGGCACAACACTCCGATTCGACCCGAGCTTGCGTACGTTCCGACGGTGTTCGTCCATCCCGACCTCAAACAGAAAACCGTAAAATCTGGCGTGCTTCGCCACGTTGACTTCTTCCCGACACTCGCTAGACTATTGGGTATCCAAGCCGACGGCGATGGAGTACCCGGACGAGATATCTTCTCGCAACCACTCGCCGATCAGGGGGCATGTTTCTACGACAAATCCGTCGTGCCAGAGTTACAGCCACTCATAAGCGGGCGTCTGCGGTTCGAATCAGTGTGGGAGGCAGATGGTGGATACGTGTTTCCGAACTCGGGGCAGATCAACCGTTCGGTGATTCTCGCCGGGAAATTACTAAAAAGTGCGAAGCGGGAATACATGCGTAGTCGTCTGTGGGACGTTGCAAAGTTCTATCTCACTGGCGTTCGCTCGTACGATTCACCGGAGTTGACGGTTTCGGATGCCCGCAAGTACCTGGACCAGCTTGATGCACTTCCGAAATCCGAGTCAATAACACAGAGTACCGAGGTGAACGAAAAACAGTTACGGAATCTCGGCTACTTGAGCTGA
- a CDS encoding glycosyltransferase family 2 protein has product MTKVSVVIPCYNDSEYVTDAIESVLEQTRVPEEIFIVDDGSTDDVETAVAEYVKNGDVELLEHETNRGLPAARNTGIRASTEEFIALLDADDKWMPEKTATQVAAMCDRPSVGMVFSDHYRVTPNGDDVISVRRADDPPAQFLENAFVGGVGGILPSTVLIRRECFEQVGYFDEKLRLAQELDMWMRIGAEYPIHRVPRPLVRRRVRNDSLASNKLKKLEYREEFITPKLIEMYPRLQPLVERRKAHLKYLRGSYYASTGDSSKARKQLLGAIRLTPTKWKVYVRLLTTLFGERGMKFFFGFLKETKFRAKNLKRRVEKRMS; this is encoded by the coding sequence ATGACTAAGGTCAGTGTCGTCATTCCCTGTTACAACGACTCGGAGTACGTGACAGATGCTATCGAAAGCGTTTTAGAACAAACTCGGGTTCCAGAAGAAATATTCATCGTCGACGATGGATCGACAGACGACGTCGAAACAGCAGTTGCCGAGTACGTCAAAAACGGGGACGTTGAGTTGCTTGAACACGAGACGAATCGAGGGCTCCCGGCAGCCCGTAATACTGGCATCCGTGCTTCTACGGAGGAATTCATTGCATTACTTGATGCTGACGATAAATGGATGCCGGAAAAAACGGCGACGCAGGTAGCCGCCATGTGCGATCGCCCCTCGGTGGGGATGGTGTTTTCCGACCACTACCGCGTCACACCCAATGGAGACGACGTAATTTCGGTTCGGCGCGCTGACGACCCGCCAGCACAATTCCTCGAAAACGCGTTCGTCGGAGGCGTCGGTGGTATCCTTCCATCTACCGTGTTAATTCGGCGGGAATGCTTCGAGCAGGTCGGCTATTTCGACGAAAAACTCCGACTCGCCCAGGAATTAGACATGTGGATGCGAATCGGAGCTGAGTATCCAATCCACCGGGTTCCACGACCACTCGTCCGCCGCCGGGTCAGAAACGATAGTTTAGCTTCGAACAAACTAAAGAAGTTGGAGTACCGAGAAGAGTTCATCACTCCGAAACTCATCGAGATGTACCCGAGGTTACAACCGTTAGTCGAACGCCGGAAAGCGCACCTGAAGTATTTGCGGGGAAGCTACTATGCATCGACCGGAGACTCATCGAAGGCACGGAAACAACTCCTCGGAGCAATAAGACTCACGCCTACCAAATGGAAAGTGTACGTGAGATTATTGACGACGCTTTTCGGCGAACGGGGAATGAAGTTCTTCTTCGGCTTTCTCAAGGAGACGAAATTCAGAGCAAAGAACCTCAAGCGACGTGTCGAAAAGCGAATGTCGTGA
- the asnB gene encoding asparagine synthase (glutamine-hydrolyzing), with amino-acid sequence MDRDTEMCGIIGEVARDPLNVRTFQQMRDELSHRGPDGEGLYLNDSETVALGHRRLSIIDLSSAGDQPMPNEDESIWLVFNGEIYNYKDLRSQLEDAGHDFRSETDSEVIVHGYEEWGTNCVERLRGMFAFGIWDESRDRLFLARDRLGIKPLYYFQCDGRFIFASELKGILSDKSIDRNIDPVGLRHYLRYRYISAPYTIWENIRKLKPGCTLVFENGESTIEQYWNPYDYVDDGGNEEVALREIERRLEDAVESHLTSDVPIGVLLSGGLDSSIVSALASRVSNGLSAFSLGFDTDSDDELSHAAKVAETFDLNHHTENLSATGLDELLDEILYYYDEPLSDSSVFPTYLLMQEVSDNVKVALSGDGGDEIFAGYTWYETYLQYQRLRPMDQILGIIGQTTFDLGKRLDSSLLNAVSRRFLPFSRSRIDRYQQIMHPPFDDDELDGLLTDEYVVANPDDVPARHCNGELDVKDMQLLDMNTFMVDDILTKVDRASMAHSLEVRVPLLDHKLAQYMLSLDSNLVYKNGEKKHLLKKIGRNVLPSSIIDREKSGFGAPLSELGFVDRYKHILHDSEAARDGVFDSEELSNVADSGIAYHKLVRLILFELWYRRWKPSNAKEASHD; translated from the coding sequence TTGGACAGAGATACAGAGATGTGTGGCATTATCGGTGAAGTGGCTAGAGACCCCCTCAACGTCCGTACCTTCCAGCAGATGCGAGACGAACTATCTCATAGGGGCCCCGATGGGGAGGGTTTATATCTAAACGACTCGGAAACGGTCGCACTCGGTCATCGACGACTCTCCATTATCGATTTAAGTTCAGCTGGCGACCAGCCGATGCCCAACGAAGACGAGTCAATCTGGCTGGTGTTCAACGGCGAAATCTACAACTACAAGGACCTTCGCTCACAGTTAGAGGACGCTGGTCATGATTTTCGAAGCGAAACGGACTCCGAGGTCATTGTCCACGGCTACGAGGAGTGGGGGACAAACTGCGTCGAACGGCTCAGGGGGATGTTCGCGTTCGGTATTTGGGACGAGTCCCGAGACCGATTGTTTCTCGCACGTGATCGGTTGGGTATCAAACCCCTGTATTACTTTCAGTGTGACGGACGATTTATTTTCGCATCCGAGTTAAAGGGGATTCTTTCGGATAAATCAATCGACCGGAATATAGATCCGGTGGGTCTCAGGCACTATCTTCGCTATCGGTACATTTCCGCGCCGTATACTATTTGGGAAAACATACGGAAATTAAAACCAGGTTGCACCCTCGTTTTTGAGAACGGTGAATCTACCATCGAACAGTACTGGAATCCATACGATTACGTAGACGATGGTGGTAACGAAGAAGTTGCACTTCGGGAAATCGAACGGAGGCTCGAAGATGCAGTCGAATCGCATCTCACAAGCGATGTGCCGATTGGAGTCCTTCTGAGTGGCGGTCTCGATTCAAGTATCGTTTCGGCGCTGGCGTCACGGGTTTCCAACGGTTTGTCGGCATTCTCACTTGGTTTCGACACTGATAGCGACGACGAACTCTCACATGCCGCGAAAGTCGCAGAGACGTTCGATTTGAACCATCACACGGAAAATCTGTCTGCGACAGGGCTCGACGAGCTACTTGACGAGATTCTATATTATTACGACGAACCGTTGTCGGACAGCTCTGTGTTCCCGACGTATCTCTTGATGCAGGAGGTGAGCGACAACGTAAAGGTCGCACTTTCCGGTGACGGTGGTGATGAGATCTTCGCAGGATACACGTGGTACGAAACGTACCTTCAGTACCAGCGTCTCAGGCCAATGGATCAGATACTCGGTATCATCGGGCAAACGACGTTCGATTTAGGGAAGCGACTCGATAGCAGTCTGTTGAACGCGGTAAGTCGCCGGTTCCTTCCGTTTTCTCGATCTAGGATAGACCGATATCAGCAGATAATGCACCCGCCCTTCGACGACGACGAACTCGATGGGTTACTCACCGACGAGTACGTAGTAGCGAACCCCGACGACGTGCCCGCCCGTCATTGTAACGGCGAGTTAGACGTAAAAGACATGCAACTGCTCGACATGAATACGTTCATGGTTGACGACATTCTGACAAAAGTCGATAGAGCGAGCATGGCGCACTCCCTCGAAGTACGTGTCCCGTTGCTTGACCATAAACTCGCACAGTATATGTTATCGTTGGACTCTAACCTCGTTTATAAAAACGGAGAAAAAAAGCACTTGCTCAAGAAAATTGGCCGAAACGTCCTCCCATCGTCCATCATCGACCGAGAGAAGTCGGGATTCGGTGCTCCACTGAGCGAACTCGGCTTTGTCGATAGATACAAGCACATCCTACACGACTCAGAGGCAGCACGGGATGGCGTCTTCGATAGCGAGGAGTTGTCAAACGTAGCCGATTCCGGGATTGCGTATCACAAACTCGTGCGATTGATCCTCTTTGAACTCTGGTACCGCCGATGGAAGCCCTCAAACGCGAAGGAGGCAAGTCATGACTAA
- a CDS encoding oligosaccharide flippase family protein: MVSSDTLKLTTARGLSTVLMFTGISLFTRVLPPSTLGTFFLFEGVLLGLRLIADAGLDDAMKKRMSETDSPEAILSTALALKLFPLLAVLVGLLAAKSFVSDYLAPTLFPFLLAGVILQEAAYTTLSILSGERTPGKRALLEAGRYLVWILVGLPLVLSDWGARGLATGWLAGFAFVFLAGWLRTTTRLSFPRRELVSSLTTFAFYAGLGSVSSVAFNWADVLLLGHFQTPAVVSEYEVSWRVSRVALLLPAAIRTAIVPRLSNRQAAGDWIAVRNLFSTAFFYVLLLPIPIAVGAVFVGGPLLSVAFTPEYADAWLILTVLAMGQVAAAVSTFVGPGIEAVNKPRLATRGILVGFILNLSLNVALIPRYGAIGAAAATTLSLIGQLVVLAWAFTGLPRITVPAVIPDLRHFAVAVGLMAAVVGGLLHVISAEDVVSVAVIIAAGGVTYGLALTGLPTPLRDVLEERKK; this comes from the coding sequence ATGGTGTCGTCTGATACACTGAAGCTCACGACCGCGCGCGGTCTCTCAACGGTCCTGATGTTCACTGGAATCTCTCTCTTTACTCGGGTACTCCCCCCGTCTACACTTGGCACGTTCTTTTTGTTCGAAGGTGTGTTACTAGGACTCCGCCTCATCGCGGATGCTGGCCTAGACGACGCAATGAAAAAACGGATGAGTGAAACCGACAGTCCCGAAGCCATTCTCTCGACCGCCCTCGCGTTGAAGCTATTCCCCCTTCTCGCCGTACTCGTTGGCCTTCTGGCCGCGAAGTCATTCGTCTCTGACTATCTCGCGCCAACACTCTTCCCGTTCCTACTAGCCGGCGTCATCCTCCAGGAGGCTGCTTACACCACGCTGAGCATTCTAAGCGGCGAGCGAACACCCGGCAAACGAGCACTGCTCGAGGCGGGCCGATACCTCGTCTGGATTCTTGTCGGCCTGCCACTCGTACTGTCAGATTGGGGTGCGCGCGGACTAGCTACGGGCTGGCTTGCCGGATTCGCCTTTGTCTTCCTCGCTGGCTGGCTTCGTACGACAACCCGTCTCTCGTTTCCACGCCGCGAACTCGTGTCGTCACTGACGACATTCGCGTTCTATGCGGGGCTTGGCAGTGTGAGTAGCGTTGCATTTAATTGGGCGGATGTCCTCCTACTAGGGCATTTCCAGACACCAGCAGTCGTCTCCGAGTATGAAGTTTCGTGGCGCGTCTCCCGTGTTGCATTACTCCTCCCAGCGGCTATTCGGACGGCAATTGTCCCACGGTTGAGCAACCGGCAGGCCGCGGGCGACTGGATAGCTGTCCGAAACCTGTTTTCAACGGCGTTCTTCTACGTCCTCCTGTTACCGATTCCTATCGCCGTTGGCGCAGTCTTCGTGGGAGGACCACTACTGTCAGTCGCGTTCACACCGGAGTACGCGGACGCTTGGCTTATCCTCACTGTTCTCGCCATGGGACAGGTTGCTGCTGCGGTGAGTACATTTGTCGGGCCGGGCATCGAAGCCGTTAACAAGCCACGACTGGCGACCCGGGGTATTCTCGTCGGGTTTATCCTCAACCTCAGCCTCAACGTGGCTTTGATTCCCCGGTACGGCGCGATAGGCGCGGCCGCGGCAACAACACTCAGTCTTATCGGCCAACTCGTTGTACTGGCGTGGGCTTTCACGGGACTCCCCCGTATCACAGTTCCTGCTGTCATCCCCGATCTAAGGCACTTCGCGGTGGCCGTCGGGTTGATGGCGGCCGTGGTTGGTGGCCTCCTCCACGTCATTTCAGCGGAAGATGTGGTTAGCGTTGCTGTTATCATTGCGGCCGGAGGCGTGACCTATGGACTTGCACTTACTGGGTTGCCAACGCCACTCCGTGACGTTTTAGAAGAGCGGAAGAAATAA
- a CDS encoding class I SAM-dependent methyltransferase — protein sequence MESVKKILRTVRDEVYRIGNEIRLVSPDQIYDEDWYERMANDPQLRADVEHIVNVLYQEFQPASVIDLGCGVGHYLNSFQKRGASIHGVEGAVSAFNHLQVPKSTVEHHDLRTPYSTSDNYDLVVCFEVAEHLPESAAETLVDSITGCGQTVTFTAATPGQSGTHHINLQPHGYWIDLFEKRGYEYRAERTRELQEEMTVDAATWIPKNLMLFSR from the coding sequence ATGGAGTCAGTAAAGAAAATCCTGCGGACAGTCCGTGATGAAGTTTACCGAATCGGCAACGAAATACGCTTGGTCTCTCCGGACCAAATATATGACGAAGACTGGTATGAGCGCATGGCGAACGACCCGCAATTACGCGCGGACGTAGAGCACATCGTCAACGTCCTCTACCAGGAGTTCCAGCCAGCATCCGTTATCGATTTAGGATGTGGTGTCGGCCACTACCTCAATAGCTTCCAGAAACGTGGCGCGAGCATCCACGGTGTTGAGGGTGCAGTCAGCGCATTCAATCACCTGCAGGTTCCAAAGTCGACGGTAGAACACCATGATCTTCGAACACCTTATTCAACGTCAGACAATTATGACCTCGTCGTGTGCTTCGAGGTAGCCGAACACCTTCCAGAATCCGCAGCGGAAACGCTGGTGGACTCTATCACAGGCTGTGGGCAGACTGTCACGTTCACGGCAGCGACGCCCGGCCAGAGCGGCACTCATCATATCAACCTACAACCTCACGGATACTGGATTGACCTGTTTGAGAAACGCGGCTACGAGTACCGGGCTGAGCGAACACGAGAACTTCAAGAGGAAATGACGGTTGATGCGGCAACTTGGATTCCGAAGAACTTGATGTTATTCTCGCGGTGA
- a CDS encoding O-antigen polymerase — protein MVAIRFTSYPRITTLGLGSVFLAGTAVLHPNPAPLAIFLACYGVLLLGLPIAANDFDVFHPVSFLGILYLLEVVGPVIDLATTTMTEHSRLLLGYNMNYLLQPLLIVQLGLASLVIGYFLPTGEKLGGALPTPPSTWNRARCRTAIRVLNLLGFVFLIVFVVATDVPTTLGEFSQKRSGATVYIRYGVYLLLTAALLAFGNHVHQRRPLRSLEMYPVAIIILVAMMFPIYTSNRGRLIWFIISLLVVYHYVRRRLPLYWVTATGVISLTVVSLMGGIRKAGRISGPQNVLSYLSPDTALKVVAGADFGGITALSHVIHQTPEQLPFKYGSTFLKWITFPVPRVFWREKPVQLSRYLARVVYGKSNGTPGTVIAEFYLNYGVIGVVVGMAILGVLLRAVYVYLVRSEKVLPVTLLYIGVTIYVFAVMFPANVSKAIISGVLRCGPLVLSIIYITGARPIAAIRRAQNNNTRASLTTRAVAQSYAWEKFDTLYQSLNREASNQKGAKTVKNSIIVVAIQDSTCVKYLQKFLL, from the coding sequence ATGGTCGCTATTCGGTTTACTAGCTATCCCCGGATAACAACTCTCGGCCTTGGCAGTGTTTTTCTGGCCGGTACTGCCGTTCTACATCCCAATCCAGCACCCTTGGCCATCTTCCTCGCCTGTTATGGCGTTCTTCTTCTCGGACTCCCTATCGCTGCAAACGATTTCGACGTATTCCATCCGGTCTCTTTCCTTGGTATTCTATATTTGCTCGAAGTGGTCGGACCGGTTATTGACCTCGCAACCACGACTATGACAGAACATTCCCGCCTGCTTCTCGGTTACAACATGAACTACCTCCTTCAACCGCTTTTGATAGTCCAGCTTGGTCTTGCAAGCCTCGTCATCGGCTACTTTTTACCCACCGGTGAGAAACTAGGTGGCGCACTTCCCACTCCGCCATCTACATGGAACCGAGCGCGGTGTCGAACCGCGATTCGCGTCCTTAACTTGCTCGGATTCGTCTTCCTTATAGTGTTCGTCGTTGCGACTGACGTACCAACTACGCTTGGCGAGTTCAGTCAAAAACGAAGCGGAGCCACAGTCTACATCCGCTACGGAGTTTACCTGCTATTGACAGCCGCACTCCTTGCCTTTGGCAACCACGTACACCAACGACGCCCACTTCGCTCGCTGGAGATGTACCCGGTTGCCATCATCATCCTTGTTGCAATGATGTTCCCTATCTACACGAGTAACCGCGGCAGACTTATTTGGTTCATCATCAGCCTCCTCGTCGTCTATCACTACGTTCGCCGACGATTACCGCTCTACTGGGTTACAGCCACGGGAGTAATCAGCTTAACTGTCGTAAGCTTGATGGGTGGAATACGAAAGGCCGGGCGTATCTCCGGGCCGCAAAACGTCTTGTCATATTTATCTCCTGACACCGCGCTGAAAGTCGTTGCAGGGGCAGACTTCGGTGGAATTACTGCTCTCAGCCACGTCATCCACCAGACGCCCGAGCAGTTACCGTTCAAATACGGCTCCACATTCCTCAAATGGATTACTTTTCCTGTGCCTCGTGTATTCTGGCGGGAAAAACCGGTTCAGCTCTCGCGATACTTGGCGAGGGTCGTGTATGGAAAGAGTAACGGTACGCCCGGTACAGTTATTGCCGAATTCTATTTAAACTACGGAGTTATCGGCGTGGTCGTGGGAATGGCAATATTAGGCGTTTTATTGCGTGCAGTTTACGTTTATTTAGTCCGTTCGGAGAAGGTACTGCCCGTTACTCTCCTCTATATCGGTGTAACCATCTACGTATTCGCAGTGATGTTCCCTGCTAATGTGTCGAAAGCAATAATCAGCGGGGTACTACGGTGTGGCCCCCTCGTGTTGTCAATTATCTACATTACGGGCGCCCGACCGATTGCGGCGATCCGTCGGGCACAGAACAACAATACTCGAGCATCGTTAACAACACGGGCAGTTGCACAGTCGTACGCCTGGGAGAAGTTCGATACGTTGTATCAATCTCTAAACAGGGAGGCGAGCAACCAGAAAGGAGCGAAAACAGTTAAGAACTCGATAATTGTTGTTGCGATACAAGACTCAACGTGTGTCAAATACTTGCAGAAATTCCTTTTATAG
- a CDS encoding DUF4330 domain-containing protein, which produces MDFIDDQGRLFGKINIIDALAVLLVLAVAAAGTAFVLGADEQATTTNQKTNQQTKTTVTYQVTGVQPYVADAIPNGPIKSDAIAAVTNKSVRPTEVIVTDQNGTLYDRPHPRKKTVTLQLSLNTTKRENDVLFRDKPLEVGRQLTLDFGPVTVKGTVTKLTPKN; this is translated from the coding sequence ATGGATTTTATTGACGACCAAGGCCGCCTCTTCGGCAAGATTAACATCATCGACGCGCTTGCAGTCCTCCTCGTCCTCGCGGTCGCTGCCGCTGGCACAGCATTCGTTCTCGGAGCAGACGAGCAAGCAACGACCACCAACCAGAAAACCAATCAACAAACGAAAACCACAGTCACCTATCAAGTCACTGGCGTTCAACCGTACGTCGCCGACGCGATTCCCAACGGCCCTATCAAATCAGACGCAATCGCTGCCGTCACGAACAAGTCCGTCCGACCGACTGAAGTCATCGTCACGGACCAGAACGGAACGCTCTATGATCGACCCCATCCCCGGAAGAAAACTGTAACTCTACAGCTCTCGCTCAACACCACGAAGAGAGAGAATGACGTCCTCTTCAGAGACAAACCGCTCGAAGTCGGCCGCCAGCTCACACTCGACTTCGGCCCGGTCACCGTGAAGGGAACCGTCACGAAGCTCACGCCCAAGAACTGA
- a CDS encoding type II toxin-antitoxin system VapC family toxin, which translates to MSDAGGPYLFDVGVITLAHTDALVRDAALSYVQDSIAGDIDAVVPYPALVGAHNVLTTYYGRSNADASRLLQNFMDAKRIHWYDGMSEDVVRGGLSQSNDANVGGWDGYYAQVAIDEGVNTVLTIDDDFKRFDGFDTKIILSPDEFNELNSFLGN; encoded by the coding sequence ATGAGTGACGCTGGTGGCCCCTATCTTTTCGACGTCGGGGTGATTACACTCGCACATACAGACGCCCTTGTTCGTGATGCCGCGCTTTCGTACGTCCAAGATTCCATCGCTGGAGACATAGATGCCGTTGTTCCGTATCCTGCACTGGTCGGAGCGCACAACGTCCTGACGACGTACTACGGGCGTTCAAACGCAGATGCGTCCCGGCTTCTACAGAATTTTATGGACGCAAAGCGAATCCATTGGTACGACGGGATGTCCGAAGACGTAGTTCGAGGCGGACTTTCTCAGTCGAATGACGCAAATGTTGGTGGCTGGGACGGGTACTATGCGCAGGTAGCGATCGACGAAGGGGTAAATACTGTGTTGACGATCGACGACGACTTCAAACGATTCGATGGGTTCGATACCAAGATCATTCTTTCACCTGACGAATTTAACGAACTGAACAGCTTTCTTGGAAACTGA